In one window of Ostrinia nubilalis chromosome 19, ilOstNubi1.1, whole genome shotgun sequence DNA:
- the LOC135081360 gene encoding uncharacterized protein LOC135081360, whose protein sequence is MSLQNRKICGGCFEPIEDSRRWLACHLCKEFFDLKCAGVTERRFHGTLVGERRDAWRCVTCVSKQPKRDNTETPVRAAADGVTMRRGAATMSPTSLDASMLERDGQENPNATALNITMEVTDVQALFLEIRQLREEMRDEFRSVRAQIDTLIGRVSLCERRVDAHDERLGDIEQRLEAVESRQATISSAPGSETLAQMERTISELKLELNERDQEALVADLEIGHLPEEKGENVLHSVAVLAGRLGVALDERDVVFAERVGAPPAEAGGRARRVVVRLARRHLRDELLRAARVRRGLAGEGGARVFINERLTRSNRQLFHRVREECRRLQWRYSWTRRGRIFARKSDGAQVFQLRSLGDLERVFGSPSI, encoded by the coding sequence ATGTCGCTtcaaaatagaaaaatctgtGGTGGATGTTTCGAGCCAATTGAAGATAGCAGAAGGTGGCTAGCGTGCCACCTCTGCAAGGAATTCTTCGACCTGAAGTGTGCCGGCGTTACTGAAAGGCGCTTCCACGGCACATTGGTTGGTGAGCGTAGGGATGCGTGGAGGTGCGTCACATGCGTCAGTAAGCAGCCCAAGAGGGACAACACTGAGACGCCGGTCCGCGCTGCTGCAGACGGTGTTACGATGCGGAGGGGGGCCGCCACCATGAGCCCCACCAGTCTCGACGCCTCTATGTTGGAGCGGGACGGTCAGGAGAATCCGAACGCTACTGCTCTGAACATCACTATGGAGGTGACGGATGTGCAGGCGCTCTTCTTGGAGATCAGGCAACTTCGCGAGGAGATGCGCGACGAGTTCAGATCCGTGCGGGCCCAGATCGACACACTGATCGGCAGAGTATCGTTGTGCGAGCGCAGGGTCGACGCTCACGACGAACGCCTGGGCGACATTGAGCAGAGACTCGAGGCGGTGGAGTCCCGTCAGGCGACGATCAGCTCGGCGCCCGGGTCGGAGACGCTCGCGCAGATGGAGCGAACGATATCGGAGCTCAAGTTGGAACTCAACGAGCGGGACCAGGAGGCGCTCGTCGCCGACTTGGAGATCGGCCACCTCCCGGAGGAGAAGGGGGAGAACGTCCTCCACAGCGTCGCCGTGCTCGCCGGGCGCCTGGGCGTGGCGCTGGACGAGCGGGACGTGGTGTTCGCGGAGCGCGTGGGCGCGCCGCCGGCCGAggcgggcgggcgcgcgcgccgcgtggTGGTGCGGCTGGCGCGGCGCCACCTGCGCGACGAGCTGCTGCGCGCCGCGCGCGTGCGACGCGGTCTGGCTGGCGAGGGCGGCGCGCGTGTGTTCATCAACGAGCGCCTGACGCGCTCCAACCGTCAGCTATTCCACCGGGTGCGCGAGGAGTGCCGCAGGCTGCAGTGGAGGTACTCCTGGACCAGGCGTGGGCGCATATTCGCTCGCAAGAGCGACGGTGCGCAAGTGTTTCAACTCCGGTCGCTGGGAGATCTTGAGCGGGTGTTTGGTTCACCGTCAATATGA